A window of the Archocentrus centrarchus isolate MPI-CPG fArcCen1 chromosome 17, fArcCen1, whole genome shotgun sequence genome harbors these coding sequences:
- the inhbab gene encoding inhibin subunit beta Ab, whose amino-acid sequence MCSFFAVFFSVSAWLLIDASPTISPAPRLQEAAVSSDCPSCSLPQVRRNLSSSGGQSDMVEAVKRHILNMLHLSARPNLTQPVPRAALLNAIKKLHVAHVAEDGSVEIQEDGQGTGNSAPPEPPSEIITFGEPGDRPNTVTFDISEEDGGSSLVEQANVWIFLKMSKVNRFKGKVMLRLHRDEECVSEKMVDTRRSGWHTLAIPHTVQTLLDSGSRPLRLWVSCPLCPEAGAAPVLTPANGELATGRDQSHRPFLMVVLRPREEVAQRRVKRALQCDGKIRICCKREFYVNFKDIGWSDWIIAPSGYHANYCEGDCPNHMASIGSSPLSFHSTVINHYRMRGYSPFQNIKSCCVPTRLRAMSMLYYNEEQKIIKKDIQNMIVEECGCS is encoded by the exons ATGTGCTCTTTCTTTGCCGTGTTCTTCTCAGTCTCAGCGTGGCTTCTCATTGATGCCTCTCCAACCATCTCTCCTGCCCCGCGGCTGCAGGAGGCAGCGGTATCCTCTGACTGTCCTTCGTGCTCCTTGCCTCAGGTGAGGAGGAACTTGTCTTCGTCCGGCGGTCAGAGtgacatggtggaggcagtgaAGCGTCACATTCTCAACATGCTGCACCTGAGCGCCCGGCCCAACCTGACACAGCCAGTTCCTCGAGCTGCTCTGCTCAATGCCATCAAGAAACTGCACGTGGCCCACGTGGCTGAAGACGGCAGCGTGGAGATCCAGGAGGATGGCCAGGGCACTGGAAACTCAGCACCACCTGAACCGCCATCTGAAATCATCACTTTTGGAGAGCCAG GCGACAGGCCCAACACGGTGACCTTTGACATTTCAGAGGAGGACGGTGGCTCATCTCTGGTGGAGCAGGCAAACGTTTGGATCTTCTTGAAAATGTCGAAGGTAAACCGCTTTAAAGGCAAAGTGATGCTGCGGCTTCATCGTGACGAGGAGTGTGTCTCGGAGAAGATGGTGGACACCCGTCGCAGCGGCTGGCACACCCTCGCAATTCCTCACACTGTTCAGACTCTGCTGGACAGCGGCAGCAGGCCTCTTAGATTGTGGGTTTCCTGTCCTCTGTGTCCCGAAGCCGGCGCCGCTCCCGTCCTAACACCTGCCAATGGTGAACTGGCCACGGGACGAGATCAATCACACCGGCCATTCCTCATGGTGGTGCTGCGACCTCGAGAAGAGGTGGCTCAGCGGCGAGTCAAACGAGCTCTGCAGTGTGATGGGAAAATCCGCATCTGCTGCAAACGAGAGTTTTACGTCAACTTTAAAGACATCGGCTGGAGCGACTGGATCATTGCGCCATCTGGTTACCATGCTAACTACTGTGAAGGCGACTGTCCAAACCACATGGCGAGCATCGGAAGCTCACCGCTCTCCTTCCATTCAACGGTCATCAACCATTATCGCATGAGAGGCTACAGCCCATTTCAAAACATCAAATCGTGCTGCGTGCCAACGAGGCTGAGAGCGATGTCGATGCTCTACTACAACGAAGAGCAGAAGATCATCAAGAAGGACATCCAGAATATGATCGTGGAGGAGTGCGGCTGCTCGTGA